In the genome of Equus asinus isolate D_3611 breed Donkey chromosome 9, EquAss-T2T_v2, whole genome shotgun sequence, one region contains:
- the LEAP2 gene encoding liver-expressed antimicrobial peptide 2, producing the protein MWHLKLSAVLMICLLLWGQVDGSPIPELSSAKRRPRRMTPFWRAVSLRPIGASCRDDSECITRLCRKRRCSLSVAQE; encoded by the exons ATGTGGCACCTGAAACTCTCCGCAGTGCTCATGATCTGCCTGCTGTTGTGGGGCCAG GTAGATGGCTCCCCAATACCAGAACTGAGTTCAGCAAAGAGAAGGCCACGGAGAATGACTCCATTTTGGAGAGCAGTTTCCCTCAGGCCCATTGGAGCCTCTTGTCGGGACGATTCTGAATGTATCACGAGGCTATGCAG AAAAAGACGCTGTTCCCTAAGTGTGGCCCAGGAATGA
- the UQCRQ gene encoding cytochrome b-c1 complex subunit 8, translating into MGREFGNLIRMRHVITYSLSPFEQRAFPHYFSKGIPNVLRRTRACILRVAPPFVAFYLVYTWGTQEFEKSKRKNPAAYENDK; encoded by the exons ATGGGCCGCGAGTTCGGGAATCTGATACGGATGCGGCATGTGATCACCTACAGCTTGTCGCCCTTCGAGCAGCGCGCTTTCCCGCACTACTTCAGCAAGGGCATCCCCAACGTGCTGCGCCGCACGCGGGCCTGCATCCTGCGCGTTGCGCCGC CATTTGTAGCGTTTTATCTTGTCTATACGTGGGGGACCCAGGAGTTTGAGAAATCCAAGAGGAAGAATCCAGCTGCCTACGAAAATGACAAATGA
- the GDF9 gene encoding growth/differentiation factor 9, translated as MALPSKFFLWFCCSAWLCFPISLGSQASREAAQIAASAELESEAEPWSLLQPLNGGNRSGLLPALFKVLYDGQGGAPRLQPDSRALGYMKRLYKAYATKEGIPKSNRGHLYNTVRLFTPYAQHKQAPGDQVAGTLPSVDLLFNLDCVTAVEHLLKSVLLYTFNNSVSFPSAVKCVCNLVIKEPESKTLPGTPYSFTFNSQFEFRKKYKWIEMDVTPLLQPLVASNKKSIHMSVNLTCGKDQLQHPSAQDSPLNTTLLLFPSLLLYLNDTSAQAYHRWHSLHYKRRPSQGPDQKRDLSACPEGEGAAEGIRSSRHRRSQEAVSSELKKPLVPASLNLSEYFKQFLFPQNECELHDFRLSFSQLKWDNWIVAPQRYNPRYCKGDCPRAVGHRYGSPVHTMVQNIIHEKLDSSVPRPSCVPAKYSPLSVLTIESDGSITYKEYEDMIATKCTCR; from the exons ATGGCGCTTCCCAGCAAGTTCTTCCTCTGGTTTTGCTGCTCTGCCTGGCTGTGTTTTCCCATTAGCCTTGGTTCTCAGGCTTCTAGGGAAGCAGCTCAGATTGCAGCTAGCGCTGAGTTGGAATCTGAGGCTGAGCCTTGGTCCTTGCTGCAGCCTCTCAATGGCGGAAACAGATctggcctccttcctgctctcttcAAGGTTCTGTATGATGGGCAAGGCGGGGCTCCTAGGCTGCAGCCAGACTCCAGAGCTTTAGGCTACATGAAGAGGCTCTACAAGGCGTATGCTACCAAGGAGGGGATCCCTAAATCCAACAGAGGCCACCTCTACAACACTGTCCGGCtcttcaccccctatgcccagCACAAGCAGGCTCCTGGGGACCAGGTGGCAG GAACCCTTCCGTCAGTGGACCTGCTGTTTAACCTGGATTGTGTTACTGCTGTTGAACACTTACTCAAGTCAGTCTTGTTATACACATTCAACAACTCagtttcttttccctctgctgtTAAATGTGTGTGCAACCTGGTGATAAAAGAGCCAGAGAGCAAGACTCTCCCCGGAACTCCATACTCATTTACCTTTAACTCACAGtttgaatttagaaaaaaatacaaatggattGAGATGGATGTGACCCCTCTCCTTCAGCCTCTAGTGGCCTCCAACAAGAAAAGTATCCACATGTCTGTAAATCTCACATGTGGGAAAGACCAGCTGCAGCATCCGTCAGCACAGGACAGTCCGCTTAACACGACTCTTCTGCTATTCCCCTCACTGCTTTTATATCTGAATGACACAAGTGCTCAGGCTTATCACAGGTGGCATTCCCTCCACTATAAAAGGAGACCTTCACAGGGTCCTGACCAGAAGAGAGATCTGTCTGCCtgtccagagggagaaggggctgcTGAGGGTATAAGATCTTCCCGTCACCGGAGAAGTCAGGAAGCTGTCAGCTCTGAATTGAAGAAGCCTCTGGTTCCAGCTTCTTTGAATCTGAGTGAGTACTTCAAacagtttctttttccccaaaatgagTGCGAACTCCATGACTTTAGACTTAGCTTTAGTCAGCTGAAGTGGGACAACTGGATTGTGGCCCCGCAAAGATACAACCCTCGGTACTGTAAAGGGGACTGTCCCAGGGCAGTTGGGCATCGGTATGGCTCTCCAGTTCACACCATGGTGCAGAACATCATCCATGAGAAGCTCGACTCCTCAGTGCCAAGACCATCATGTGTACCTGCCAAATACAGCCCTTTGAGTGTTTTGACCATTGAGTCCGATGGCTCAATCACTTATAAAGAATATGAAGATATGATAGCCACTAAGTGCACCTGCCGTTAA